One part of the Arabidopsis thaliana chromosome 1 sequence genome encodes these proteins:
- a CDS encoding Disease resistance protein (TIR-NBS class) (Disease resistance protein (TIR-NBS class); FUNCTIONS IN: transmembrane receptor activity, ATP binding; INVOLVED IN: signal transduction, apoptosis, defense response, innate immune response; LOCATED IN: intrinsic to membrane; EXPRESSED IN: stem, root; CONTAINS InterPro DOMAIN/s: NB-ARC (InterPro:IPR002182), Disease resistance protein (InterPro:IPR000767), Toll-Interleukin receptor (InterPro:IPR000157); BEST Arabidopsis thaliana protein match is: Toll-Interleukin-Resistance (TIR) domain-containing protein (TAIR:AT1G72940.1); Has 5085 Blast hits to 4944 proteins in 192 species: Archae - 0; Bacteria - 94; Metazoa - 0; Fungi - 0; Plants - 4991; Viruses - 0; Other Eukaryotes - 0 (source: NCBI BLink).), which produces MSDSSNTLPKFDVFLSFRGLDTRRSFISFLYKELIRRNIRTFKDDKELKNGRRITPELIRAIEGSRFAVVVVSVNYAASRWCLEELVKIMDFENMGSLKVMPIFYGVDPCHVRRQIGEVAEQFKKHEGREDHEKVLSWRQALTNLASISGDCSWKWEDDSKMVEEITDRISKELMIDTTRSNGSDLEGIDAHMKALHRLLNLNSKKSVRVIGIWARGGNGRSALAKFVYQNICQHFESHCFLESVKRISQDRHLSHLHEEFMIRIQGECLSKLRLKNQKVLLVADDVNKLEQLDALAEDFNCFGPGSIVIITTQDRQLLISAGIKLVYEVELLRFQKVRGLFRQLAFKEKDISAAFEVSLYRATNVAMEWLGCICGRSG; this is translated from the exons ATGTCAGATTCTTCAAACACCCTCCcaaagtttgatgtttttctgAGCTTCAGAGGACTCGACACTCGCCGCAGCTTCATCAGTTTCCTCTACAAAGAACTGATTCGAAGAAACATTCGAACCTTTAAAGACGATAAGGAGTTGAAGAATGGCCGGAGGATTACGCCGGAGCTAATACGCGCCATTGAAGGGTCGAGATTCGCAGTCGTTGTGGTCTCCGTGAATTACGCTGCGTCTCGTTGGTGTCTCGAAGAGCTCGTGAAGATTATGGATTTCGAAAACATGGGCTCGCTCAAGGTCATGCCTATCTTCTACGGCGTGGATCCGTGTCATGTGAGGAGACAGATCGGAGAAGTCGCTGAACAGTTTAAGAAGCATGAGGGTAGAGAAGATCATGAGAAAGTGCTTTCATGGAGGCAAGCGTTGACTAATTTGGCGAGTATCTCCGGCGATTGTTCATGGAAATG GGAAGATGACTCGAAGATGGTCGAAGAAATTACTGACAGGATATCAAAAGAGCTGATGATTGATACAACAAGAAGCAATGGGAGTGACCTTGAAGGGATTGATGCACACATGAAAGCTCTTCACCGTTTATTGAATTTAAATTCTAAGAAAAGTGTGAGAGTGATTGGGATTTGGGCAAGAGGAGGCAATGGTAGATCAGCTTTAGCTAAATTTGTTTATCAGAACATCTGTCAACACTTCGAAAGCCATTGTTTCTTGGAAAGTGTGAAAAGGATTTCTCAGGATCGCCACCTGTCTCACTTACACGAAGAGTTTATGATACGGATTCAAGGAGAATGCTTGAGTAAATTAAGGCTCAAGAACCAAAAGGTTCTGCTCGTGGCTGATGATGTGAATAAGCTTGAACAGTTAGATGCTCTTGCAGAGGACTTTAACTGCTTTGGTCCTGGGAGTATAGTTATTATCACTACACAAGACAGGCAGCTGCTTATCTCTGCTGGCATAAAACTTGTTTATGAAGTAGAGCTTCTCAGATTCCAGAAAGTTCGTGGACTCTTCAGACAATTAGCCTTCAAAGAGAAAGACATTTCTGCTGCGTTCGAGGTGTCTTTGTATAGGGCAACGAATGTTGCCATGGAATGGTTAGGTTGTATATGTGGTAGATCAGGTTAG